The following proteins are encoded in a genomic region of Neovison vison isolate M4711 chromosome 12, ASM_NN_V1, whole genome shotgun sequence:
- the CHKB gene encoding choline/ethanolamine kinase yields MAAEGTAVAGGGAVGDRLAKDSLPQSQCPDAAPNRRRGSSLSRDAERRAYQCCREYLGGAWRRVRPEELRVDPVSGGLSNLLFRCSLPDRLPSVGREPREVLLRLYGAILQGVDSLVLESVMFAILAERSLGPQLYGVFPEGRLEQYIPSRPLKTCELREPVLSAEIATKMARFHGMEMPFTKEPHWLFGTMERYLKQIQDLPPTGLPQMNLLETYSLKDEMGNLRKLLDSTPSPVVFCHNDVQEGNILLLSEPGTPDRLMLVDFEYSSYNYRGFDIGNHFCEWVYDYTHEEWPFYKAQPADYPSRGQQLHFIRHYLAEVKKGETISQEDQRKLEEDLLVEANRYALASHFFWGLWSILQASMSTIEFGYLEYAQSRFQFYFRQKGQLSGFPSS; encoded by the exons ATGGCTGCCGAGGGGACAGCTGTGGCCGGAGGCGGGGCTGTTGGCGACCGGCTGGCCAAGGACAGCTTGCCGCAGTCTCAGTGCCCGGACGCGGCCCCGAACCGGCGGCGCGGCTCGTCGCTGTCGCGTGACGCCGAGCGCCGAGCCTACCAGTGCTGCCGGGAGTACTTGGGCGGGGCCTGGCGCCGAGTGCGGCCGGAGGAGCTGAGGGTTGACCCTGTGAG CGGAGGCCTCAGTAACCTGCTCTTCCGCTGCTCGCTGCCGGACCGGCTGCCCAGCGTGGGCAGGGAGCCCCGGGAGGTGCTGCTGCGGCTGTACGGGGCCATCCTGCAG GGCGTGGATTCCTTGGTCCTCGAAAGTGTGATGTTCGCCATCCTGGCCGAGCGGTCGCTCGGGCCCCAGCTCTATGGAGTCTTCCCAGAGGGCCGGCTGGAACAGTACATCCCA AGCCGGCCACTGAAAACCTGTGAGCTCCGGGAGCCAGTGCTGTCAGCAGAAATCGCCACGAAGATGGCCCGGTTCCATGGCATGGAGATGCCGTTCACGAAGGAGCCCCACTGGCTGTTTGGGACCATGGAACG GTACCTAAAGCAGATCCAGGACCTGCCCCCGACTGGCCTCCCCCAGATGAACCTCCTGGAGACATACAGCCTGAAGGATGAGATGGGCAACCTCAG GAAATTGTTAGACTCCACCCCATCACCCGTGGTTTTCTGCCACAATGATGTCCAGGAAG GGAACATCTTGTTGCTCTCGGAGCCAGGAACCCCTGACAGACTCATGCTGGTCGACTTTGAGTACAGTAGTTACAACTACAG GGGCTTTGACATTGGGAACCATTTCTGTGAGTGGGTTTATGATTATACTCACGAGGAGTGGCCTTTCTACAAAGCGCAGCCTGCAGACTACCCCAGCCGGGGGCAGCAG CTCCATTTCATTCGCCATTACCTGGCAGAGGTCAAGAAAGGTGAGACCATCTCCCAAGAGGACCAGAGGAAACTGGAAGAAGATTTGCTGGTAGAGGCTAATCG ATATGCTCTGGCATCCCATTTCTTTTGGGGCCTCTGGTCTATCCTCCAGGCATCTATGTCCACCATCGAATTCGGTTACTTG GAGTATGCCCAGTCTCGCTTCCAGTTCTACTTCCGGCAGAAAGGACAGCTGAGCGGCTTCCCCTCATCCTGA